The Francisella hispaniensis FSC454 genome includes the window TCTTTGATAAAAGCTGGTGCGAATAATGATGTTTCTGTTAGTCCATTTACAATAGTTTTTGAAAATGTTGGTTTGAATTCGGCTGCAACTATTATGAATGTAATTATATTAACAGCAATAATATCTGCATGTAATGCAAGTATGTATAGTGCGACAAGAGTTTTATGGCATTTAGGCAAGATCAGGCAAGCGCCTCAGTTTTTTGCCACTACAAATTCAAAAGGTACACCAATGATTGCTCTTTTGGTTACAGCAGTTATAGGTTCATCATTCTTTTTTGTATCTTTTGTTGGTAGTGGATATATATTTACATGGTTAGTCAACGTTTCAAGTTTGGCTGGATTTATTGCATGGTTTACAATTGCACTTAGCCATTATCGTTTTAGAAGAGCATATATCAAGCAAGGTAAAAGCTTAGAAGATTTGCCTTATGTAGCAAAATTTTTCCCATGGGCGCCTATCATTGCTCTAGTTATGGTAAGTATAGTAATCGTTGGTCAAGGTGTTACAATGTTGACAATGGATGGTAGAACTTGGTTTAGTGTAATAATAGAATTTGTATCAACTTATATAGGTTTCTTTGCATTTGTGATACTATATTTTGCATATAAGTTTATTAAAAAGACAAAACTGATAAGACTAGAAGATTGTGATCTTACTAGAGAATCTTAATTGTAGTAGTTATGAACACTTTTTTTATTCAAGGTCAAGTTGGTCGTATTGAGGCGGCTTATGATAAAGTCAAAGACGCTAACAAGGATATTGTCGCTGTAGTATGTCATCCTCATCCACTATATCAAGGTAGCATGCATAACAAAATTGTCACAACTATTGTTAGAGCGATGAAAACTTTTAATATAGAATCTTATAGATTTAATTATCGAGGTGTTGGTGAAAGTCAAGGCCAATATAGTGATGGGGTTGGCGAGCTAGAGGACTTACTTTCAGTATGTGACTGGATTAAACACAATTCAACAGCAAAAAAAATAATATTATGTGGCTTTTCTTTTGGTGGCGCTATAGCCTATAAAGGTTTAAGTAGCCTAGATAATATTGTAAGCCTAATAACTATAGCTCCAGCTGTAGATAGATTTGATCTAACTAAATTCAGTCAACCACAAGATATTCCATGGCTTGTGGTACAAGGTATAGATGATGATACGGTTAACCCAAATTCTGTCTTTGACTTTACTCTTAAAGCTATTAAATCTGATCTAACTTTGGTTAAAATGAACCAGGTTGGACACTTTTTCCATGGTAAGCTTATAGAACTTAAGACAGTTATAGAAAACTTTTTAACACCAATAGTCGATAAACTTTAAATAAAAGGACCAAAATAAATGAATAGAAAAGTAGCACTTGAAGCAGTCAGAGTTACCGAACTAGCAGCATTAGCATCATGGAGCCAGATGGGTAGAGGTGATAAGATAGCAGCTGATCAAGCTGCCGTTGATGCAATGAGAAAGGCACTTAATGAAGTTGATATTGATGGAACAGTTGTAATTGGTGAAGGTGAGCTTGATGAAGCACCGATGCTATATATTGGTGAAAG containing:
- a CDS encoding alpha/beta hydrolase gives rise to the protein MNTFFIQGQVGRIEAAYDKVKDANKDIVAVVCHPHPLYQGSMHNKIVTTIVRAMKTFNIESYRFNYRGVGESQGQYSDGVGELEDLLSVCDWIKHNSTAKKIILCGFSFGGAIAYKGLSSLDNIVSLITIAPAVDRFDLTKFSQPQDIPWLVVQGIDDDTVNPNSVFDFTLKAIKSDLTLVKMNQVGHFFHGKLIELKTVIENFLTPIVDKL